One region of Tumebacillus amylolyticus genomic DNA includes:
- a CDS encoding YiaA/YiaB family inner membrane protein, with the protein MGKRNTQAFTFLAWASFVLATFAMFIGIYTLDADLSVKGYYSVTALFLIMSSFVLQKTIRDNQEDTERLPKKPEPPIL; encoded by the coding sequence ATGGGCAAACGCAATACGCAAGCATTTACGTTTTTGGCTTGGGCCTCATTTGTTTTGGCGACGTTCGCGATGTTTATCGGCATCTATACCCTGGATGCAGACCTGTCCGTCAAGGGCTACTACTCGGTTACCGCTCTCTTCCTGATCATGTCGTCCTTCGTGTTGCAAAAAACGATCCGCGACAACCAAGAAGACACCGAACGACTCCCCAAGAAGCCGGAACCGCCGATTCTGTAA
- a CDS encoding sensor histidine kinase, whose translation MFKKTKLRLVLLNTLVFFLLLTAFSTTLYLYTKERLYSQTDHNLQDNAQHFLNDASHGQLDRRPLDQGREAERRVVYVLWDDKGNAALQMPEGALFQEDMEKLSPDPDHDGDPKKPPGKGQPGQFHTVSIGGNDYRVYNVPVQMKMANGTSIQTLQLLTGLQQSQEMMTSMLWVIIVAGAVCALVAVGAGVYLATRALRPIQQAWNKQQEFVADASHELRTPLTVMKTSLERLFRHPDNTIEQESVGISDAIEETNRMSKLVSQLLTLARSDSNELEILRQPMRVDELVGRMVERFREFAMLKDIEIHSSLDELPVEILGDEERLQQLLVILLDNALKYTEESGRVHVTCRKTANHVQIEVTDTGIGISAEDLPRIFDRFFRGDKMRARTHPGTGLGLSIAQWIVEAHGGKIRAESVPGQGTTISVRLPARG comes from the coding sequence ATGTTCAAAAAAACGAAGCTGCGCCTCGTGTTGCTCAACACCTTGGTGTTTTTTCTGCTGTTGACGGCGTTCTCCACGACGCTGTATCTGTACACCAAAGAGCGCTTGTACTCCCAAACGGACCACAACTTGCAGGACAATGCCCAGCACTTCCTCAACGATGCCTCGCACGGTCAACTGGATCGTCGTCCGCTCGATCAGGGGCGCGAAGCGGAACGGCGGGTCGTCTACGTGCTCTGGGATGACAAGGGCAACGCGGCGTTGCAGATGCCGGAGGGAGCGCTTTTTCAAGAAGATATGGAAAAGTTGAGCCCCGACCCGGATCATGACGGCGATCCCAAAAAACCTCCGGGCAAGGGACAGCCGGGACAGTTCCACACCGTCTCCATCGGCGGCAACGACTATCGTGTCTACAACGTGCCCGTGCAAATGAAGATGGCAAACGGCACGTCGATCCAAACCCTTCAATTGCTCACCGGCCTGCAACAATCGCAAGAAATGATGACCAGCATGCTCTGGGTCATCATCGTCGCCGGCGCAGTCTGCGCGTTGGTCGCCGTGGGGGCGGGCGTCTATCTCGCCACCCGAGCCCTGCGTCCGATTCAACAGGCCTGGAACAAACAGCAAGAGTTCGTCGCCGACGCCTCTCATGAACTTCGCACTCCGCTCACCGTGATGAAAACGTCTCTGGAACGCCTCTTCCGCCATCCGGACAACACCATCGAGCAGGAGAGCGTCGGAATTTCGGACGCCATCGAAGAGACCAACCGCATGAGCAAACTGGTCTCGCAACTGCTCACACTCGCCCGCTCCGATTCGAACGAATTGGAGATTCTCCGCCAACCGATGCGTGTGGACGAGCTGGTCGGGCGCATGGTCGAACGGTTCCGCGAATTCGCGATGCTCAAGGACATTGAAATTCACTCCTCCCTCGACGAACTCCCTGTCGAAATTCTCGGCGACGAAGAGCGGTTGCAGCAGTTGCTCGTCATCCTCTTGGACAACGCGTTGAAATACACCGAGGAGAGCGGGCGTGTCCACGTCACCTGCCGAAAAACCGCCAACCACGTGCAAATCGAAGTCACCGACACCGGCATCGGGATTTCCGCCGAAGACTTGCCTCGCATCTTCGACCGCTTTTTCCGCGGGGACAAGATGAGGGCGCGCACGCATCCGGGCACAGGTCTCGGGCTGTCGATCGCCCAGTGGATCGTCGAAGCGCACGGGGGCAAGATTCGTGCGGAGAGCGTGCCGGGACAGGGCACGACGATCTCGGTACGACTGCCGGCACGCGGATAA